A region of Natribaculum luteum DNA encodes the following proteins:
- a CDS encoding S8 family serine peptidase, translated as MSNERRDEAIRAIALVIAALMITSVMAPVAGATGSSGGETTPDLLSNVPSTTDEQYAITEQSNSSTDRSIGSDRATVDDAVVDANGTVDVVVRVEELELPLATTASTEAVVDELQTHAEQSQQPVVDYAQSTDGVELKQQFWLTNAVLLELDTGEVDVRELVAQKGVTSVHANFEVEVPEPVADVSSAEYNTTYGLEQINATAVWDEYDTMGAGANVAVLDTGVDASHQDIDLYTEDPDDPTYPGGWAEFDGDGNQVDSEPYDSAEHGTHTSGTVAGGNASGEYVGVAPEANLMHGKVLDGGSGSFAQIIAGMEWAVDEDADVISMSLGANGYYAEMIEPVRNAEKAGTIVVSSSGNTGEGSSGSPANVYEAFAIGASNEDADIADFSSGERIETESAWGSDAPDEWPDEYVVPNVAAPGVNVKSTVPGGGYDDTFSGTSMAAPHASGAIALMLSASADEPDTELVKTSLEETAWKPDGEDDDQDVRYGHGIVDAKAATDRVAADSGVEGTVTDEHGEPIEGATVVLGGVPRTTGENGTYFHRAAPGEYDVTIDAFGYERVTTTVTVEEDNVTEKNVTLADAFDARVLADQPDSIESGQQFTVTAEVANLESATIEAGGDYEGDLSLEVDGTSATFGEPVEFDDPYTGELTVTVEASENATRNVELTHTLSGLGNETTVTTGPTYVVGEFTDVAVVDAPDGAYGAQLESYLEQTVHPRFDVELIETDELLSAVDDEAYDVYVVQSFDGDDELAESFVEATNEPQTGVILLDQYGDASNAIADQSEAIGDPGTAGAASTFGAPDVTYTVETDHEILDGVAEEGETITVSRPAPIVFFGGFHSYFDDYEGIYDGTDLATVQTQGATAPSGTGLAADPFSRTVLASSLGIGPFVDQSMLADDADQILANAVEYASDAPPVVPLEGQPEKVDPGESVTATVSVEDLEKVKVDVAEESTIDEDDLTLYVGDTINAFGEWRAYDPSKTGEYDIRVEVADDADAGTLSLDHTFVTGDGEETTLTTGPTAVYEGDTLDVDAGGDGDVETLTEAAYIVEEGGEIVVEAGTYDENDTDYDGVGSAAVVVDTDGVTVRAAENATPTVNYDGDGTSGQVMMVEGDDVHVDGLTVNVDNGSADEPIFHGIEVRDGASGFSATDVKAGGVTGIFLDAGVSDVHVENVVGYDASTVVGTDWNGGPATNVTIENVSIGDAGSFMFDGVRMDNSQKVTIADSDLSGLAANTPGIHTDGTGDVTIANNDLAGVDADAIYVDWMSGESRIVNNSIDGADAAIWTSSILGYDLFVSDNNVANATSGLFVDSGPSVTATNNTFAAENGFAFDAYSGFDASDIAALTYNDLSGSTVPFHALTDVTDGSYTDEPGAIDARLNFVGDRTGNESIAVVDGEIGSVVYQPFLTTTPDDLETTPGETSEIGVDLRLEGGETYAVGVPGPSETPISEMVDDDFEGAIYGFDAESQSWSMLTGNDTVASLNAMLVVAETDTRLTLDFQSPENVPPGPAQYSIEEGWNFVSAPVYGSADDAYGVGSFEPGLLMSMFEKPDGQLGPASGVEGTYVFGDDESPTVSAFEGYFVYSETDGTMPARIGADPTVDDLYDRLGVDDQFADADSENTSVEDILERADQRDRDVVEATLSQVVFHDLEQALEKSDDPRRALNETATAILEDAPAEHRDLVETATEDALRQLFVERFVGGPMGEDAVVEAQRERLASDDPSPKVTVTAPIAG; from the coding sequence ATGAGCAACGAACGACGAGACGAGGCCATTCGAGCCATAGCGCTGGTGATCGCCGCCCTGATGATCACCTCCGTGATGGCCCCCGTCGCAGGGGCGACCGGATCGTCGGGCGGAGAGACGACACCGGACCTGCTATCGAATGTCCCCTCCACGACTGACGAACAGTACGCGATAACCGAGCAATCGAATTCGAGCACCGATCGGTCGATCGGGTCGGATCGGGCGACCGTCGACGACGCGGTGGTCGACGCCAACGGCACCGTCGACGTCGTCGTTCGCGTCGAAGAACTCGAGTTGCCGCTCGCCACGACCGCGTCCACGGAGGCGGTCGTCGACGAGCTGCAGACACACGCCGAACAGTCCCAACAGCCCGTCGTCGACTACGCCCAGTCGACCGACGGCGTCGAGCTAAAACAGCAGTTCTGGCTCACAAACGCCGTTCTCCTCGAGCTCGACACCGGGGAGGTCGACGTTCGAGAACTCGTCGCCCAGAAGGGTGTCACGAGCGTACACGCGAACTTCGAAGTCGAAGTTCCCGAACCCGTGGCCGACGTCTCGAGTGCCGAATACAACACGACCTACGGCCTCGAGCAGATCAACGCCACTGCCGTCTGGGACGAGTACGACACGATGGGCGCTGGCGCGAACGTCGCCGTCCTCGACACGGGCGTCGACGCGTCGCATCAGGACATCGACCTCTACACCGAGGACCCGGACGACCCTACCTACCCGGGTGGCTGGGCAGAGTTCGACGGTGACGGGAACCAGGTCGACAGCGAGCCGTACGACTCCGCCGAACACGGCACCCACACCTCGGGGACGGTCGCGGGCGGGAACGCGAGCGGCGAGTACGTCGGCGTCGCGCCCGAAGCCAACCTGATGCACGGGAAGGTGCTCGACGGCGGCTCCGGTTCGTTCGCCCAGATCATCGCCGGCATGGAGTGGGCCGTCGACGAAGACGCCGACGTCATCTCGATGAGTCTCGGTGCAAACGGCTACTACGCGGAGATGATCGAACCCGTCCGGAACGCCGAGAAAGCCGGAACGATCGTCGTCTCCTCGTCCGGCAACACCGGCGAGGGATCGAGTGGCTCCCCGGCGAACGTCTACGAGGCGTTCGCCATCGGCGCGTCGAACGAAGACGCCGACATCGCCGACTTCTCGAGTGGCGAACGCATCGAGACCGAATCCGCCTGGGGGTCAGACGCACCTGACGAGTGGCCAGACGAGTACGTCGTGCCGAACGTCGCCGCCCCCGGCGTCAACGTCAAGAGCACGGTTCCCGGAGGCGGCTACGACGACACCTTCTCTGGGACGTCGATGGCGGCCCCGCACGCCTCGGGAGCCATCGCGTTGATGCTCTCGGCGTCGGCCGACGAGCCGGACACCGAACTGGTCAAGACGAGCCTCGAGGAGACCGCCTGGAAACCAGACGGCGAAGACGACGATCAGGACGTCAGATACGGCCACGGCATCGTCGACGCCAAGGCCGCCACCGACCGCGTCGCCGCAGACAGCGGCGTCGAGGGAACGGTGACCGACGAGCACGGAGAGCCGATCGAAGGCGCGACGGTCGTCCTCGGCGGCGTTCCACGGACGACCGGCGAGAACGGCACGTACTTCCACCGGGCCGCCCCCGGCGAGTACGACGTGACGATCGACGCGTTCGGCTACGAGCGCGTGACGACGACCGTCACCGTCGAGGAGGACAACGTCACCGAGAAGAACGTCACGCTCGCCGATGCGTTCGACGCGCGCGTGCTGGCCGACCAGCCCGACTCGATCGAGAGCGGTCAGCAGTTTACCGTCACCGCCGAGGTCGCGAACCTCGAGTCGGCGACGATCGAGGCAGGCGGCGACTACGAGGGAGACCTCTCGCTCGAGGTCGACGGCACGTCGGCGACGTTCGGCGAGCCGGTCGAGTTCGACGATCCCTACACCGGCGAACTGACCGTTACCGTCGAGGCGAGCGAGAACGCGACGCGCAACGTGGAGTTGACGCACACGCTCTCGGGACTGGGCAACGAGACGACGGTGACGACGGGCCCGACCTACGTCGTCGGGGAGTTCACCGACGTCGCCGTCGTCGACGCGCCCGACGGCGCGTACGGCGCCCAGCTCGAGTCGTACCTCGAGCAAACCGTTCACCCGCGGTTCGACGTCGAACTGATCGAGACCGACGAGTTGCTGTCGGCCGTCGACGACGAGGCGTACGACGTCTACGTCGTCCAGAGTTTCGACGGCGACGACGAACTCGCCGAGTCGTTCGTCGAGGCGACGAACGAGCCACAGACCGGTGTGATCCTCCTCGACCAGTACGGAGACGCGAGCAACGCGATCGCCGACCAGTCGGAAGCGATCGGCGATCCGGGGACTGCGGGCGCAGCGTCGACGTTCGGCGCACCCGACGTCACCTACACCGTCGAGACCGACCACGAGATCCTCGACGGCGTCGCCGAAGAAGGCGAGACGATCACGGTCAGTCGGCCGGCACCGATCGTCTTCTTCGGTGGCTTCCACAGCTACTTCGACGACTACGAGGGGATCTACGACGGGACCGATCTCGCGACGGTGCAGACGCAAGGTGCGACTGCGCCCTCCGGAACCGGTCTCGCGGCCGACCCGTTCAGTCGAACGGTGCTGGCGTCCTCGCTGGGCATCGGTCCGTTCGTCGACCAGTCGATGCTCGCCGACGACGCCGACCAGATTCTCGCGAACGCCGTCGAGTACGCGAGCGACGCACCGCCGGTCGTCCCACTCGAGGGACAGCCGGAGAAGGTCGACCCCGGCGAGAGCGTCACGGCGACGGTCTCCGTCGAGGACCTGGAGAAAGTCAAAGTCGACGTCGCCGAGGAGAGTACGATCGACGAGGACGACCTGACGCTGTACGTCGGCGACACCATCAACGCCTTCGGCGAGTGGCGCGCCTACGATCCGTCGAAGACCGGCGAGTACGACATTCGCGTCGAGGTCGCCGACGACGCCGACGCCGGGACGCTCTCGCTCGATCACACGTTCGTCACCGGCGACGGTGAGGAGACGACGCTGACGACCGGTCCGACGGCCGTCTACGAGGGCGACACGCTCGACGTCGACGCCGGCGGCGACGGCGACGTCGAGACGCTCACCGAAGCAGCCTACATCGTCGAGGAAGGCGGCGAGATCGTCGTCGAAGCGGGGACGTACGACGAGAACGACACCGACTACGACGGAGTCGGCAGCGCAGCCGTCGTCGTCGACACCGACGGCGTGACGGTTCGCGCAGCCGAAAACGCGACTCCGACGGTCAACTACGACGGCGACGGCACGAGCGGCCAGGTGATGATGGTCGAAGGCGACGACGTGCACGTCGACGGCCTCACGGTCAACGTCGACAACGGGTCGGCAGACGAACCGATCTTCCACGGGATCGAGGTTCGAGACGGCGCGAGCGGGTTCTCCGCGACCGACGTGAAAGCAGGTGGCGTCACGGGCATCTTTCTGGACGCCGGCGTCTCAGACGTCCACGTCGAGAACGTCGTCGGCTACGACGCCTCGACCGTCGTCGGCACGGACTGGAACGGCGGGCCGGCGACGAACGTGACGATCGAGAACGTCTCGATCGGCGACGCCGGGAGCTTCATGTTCGACGGCGTCCGGATGGACAACTCCCAGAAGGTCACGATCGCCGACAGCGATCTCTCCGGGCTGGCGGCGAACACGCCCGGAATCCACACGGACGGCACAGGAGACGTGACGATCGCGAACAACGACCTCGCCGGCGTCGACGCCGACGCCATCTACGTCGACTGGATGAGCGGCGAGAGTCGCATCGTCAACAACAGCATCGACGGTGCCGACGCGGCGATCTGGACGAGTAGCATCCTCGGGTACGACCTGTTCGTCAGCGACAACAACGTCGCGAACGCCACGTCGGGACTGTTCGTCGACAGCGGCCCGAGCGTGACGGCGACCAACAACACCTTCGCCGCGGAGAACGGGTTCGCGTTCGACGCCTACAGCGGCTTCGACGCGAGCGACATCGCCGCGTTGACTTACAACGACCTCTCCGGATCGACGGTGCCGTTCCACGCGCTGACCGACGTCACGGACGGCAGCTACACCGACGAACCGGGCGCGATCGACGCCCGACTGAACTTCGTCGGCGATCGCACCGGCAACGAGTCGATCGCGGTCGTCGACGGCGAGATCGGCAGCGTCGTCTACCAGCCGTTCCTCACGACGACGCCGGACGACCTCGAAACGACACCCGGAGAGACCAGCGAGATCGGCGTCGACCTCCGCCTCGAGGGCGGCGAAACGTACGCCGTCGGCGTCCCCGGACCGTCCGAGACGCCGATCAGCGAGATGGTCGACGACGACTTCGAAGGCGCGATCTACGGCTTCGACGCCGAGTCGCAGTCGTGGTCGATGCTCACCGGCAACGACACGGTCGCGTCGCTGAACGCGATGCTGGTCGTCGCCGAGACCGACACCAGGCTGACACTCGACTTCCAGAGCCCGGAGAACGTGCCGCCGGGTCCCGCCCAGTACTCGATCGAAGAGGGGTGGAACTTCGTCTCGGCACCGGTGTACGGAAGCGCCGACGACGCCTACGGCGTCGGCTCGTTCGAGCCGGGACTACTGATGTCGATGTTCGAGAAGCCGGACGGTCAGCTCGGCCCCGCAAGCGGCGTCGAGGGAACCTACGTCTTCGGTGACGACGAGAGTCCGACCGTCAGTGCGTTCGAGGGCTACTTCGTCTACAGCGAGACCGACGGCACGATGCCCGCACGCATCGGTGCCGATCCGACGGTCGACGACCTGTACGACCGTCTCGGCGTCGACGACCAGTTCGCCGACGCCGACAGCGAAAACACGTCCGTCGAGGACATCCTCGAGCGAGCCGACCAGCGAGACCGCGATGTCGTCGAAGCGACGCTCTCGCAGGTCGTCTTCCACGACCTCGAGCAGGCACTCGAGAAAAGCGACGATCCACGACGCGCTCTCAACGAGACGGCGACGGCGATCCTCGAGGACGCGCCGGCCGAACACCGAGACCTCGTCGAGACGGCGACGGAAGACGCTCTCAGGCAACTGTTCGTCGAGCGGTTCGTCGGTGGACCGATGGGCGAGGACGCCGTCGTCGAAGCACAGCGGGAGCGACTCGCGAGCGACGATCCGTCGCCGAAGGTCACTGTCACCGCACCTATCGCGGGCTAG
- a CDS encoding PGF-CTERM sorting domain-containing protein, giving the protein MIQRNRSNGLRRVVAVIAIAAVVVAGVAGSPVAASDDGPPAPPAAFYGDVYVDGELAPDGTEVVAMIDGEERASTTTENGSYGDSSATAEKLVVSGDESDAGAEITFYVDGQQVDATAEWEAGTITELDLSVGDVPADDPDEENDSDEGQPIGLPGGQESDDGESGEPDDRDADESERDDEPDAENDGSDDEASNESTGGNESDGESERTNETTVASTDDESETDGESDGSPMPGFEIGGALIALLSFAGVVYRRR; this is encoded by the coding sequence ATGATCCAACGAAACCGATCGAACGGCCTGCGAAGGGTAGTTGCGGTGATCGCGATCGCGGCGGTCGTGGTGGCGGGCGTCGCTGGCTCGCCAGTCGCGGCGAGTGACGACGGGCCGCCAGCACCGCCGGCGGCGTTCTACGGCGACGTGTACGTCGACGGCGAGCTCGCGCCGGACGGCACCGAGGTCGTCGCGATGATCGACGGTGAAGAGCGCGCCAGCACGACGACGGAAAACGGCAGCTACGGCGACTCGAGTGCGACTGCAGAGAAGCTCGTCGTCAGCGGCGACGAAAGCGACGCAGGAGCCGAGATCACGTTCTACGTGGACGGCCAGCAGGTCGACGCGACGGCGGAGTGGGAAGCAGGCACGATCACCGAACTCGATCTGTCCGTCGGCGACGTGCCAGCAGACGATCCCGACGAGGAGAACGACAGCGACGAGGGGCAACCGATCGGACTGCCGGGCGGACAGGAGAGCGACGACGGTGAGAGCGGAGAGCCTGACGACAGGGACGCGGACGAGAGCGAACGAGACGACGAGCCGGATGCGGAGAACGACGGTTCCGACGACGAGGCCAGCAACGAGTCGACCGGCGGCAACGAATCTGACGGCGAGAGCGAACGGACCAACGAGACGACTGTCGCGTCCACCGACGACGAGTCCGAAACGGACGGCGAAAGCGACGGGTCGCCGATGCCCGGCTTCGAGATCGGCGGAGCGCTGATCGCGTTGCTGTCGTTTGCCGGCGTCGTCTACCGGCGACGATAA
- a CDS encoding class I SAM-dependent methyltransferase, which translates to MREREDDAPAPSLAGEADAPLAAVVEKRRSETAIESLRTEGVYDDSRRVREYDSETVALPVSEPPSETRVREVIRQIDPDFRTRDLEDVLRERGWSDDDLEAVPGSWAVIGSVVLVRIPDDCPDETALGEALLEFHGEADAVLADEGIENDGESGTYREPKRRHVAGERDTETIHAEHGTRYALDPANVMFSPGNQAERVRMGETTADDEHVFDMFAGIGYFTLPMARAGARVTATEINPTAFRYLLENAMLNDVSERVDAYRADCRDLASDLEADRVVMGYYGSADGTDETGHGTRTDEAHEFLDHALEALTSGGVLHYHEATPESQLWDRPLARLESAVDAAGRSLEVLEKRRVKSHSAGVAHVVVDARVD; encoded by the coding sequence ATGCGTGAGCGCGAGGACGACGCCCCCGCGCCGTCGCTCGCGGGCGAGGCCGACGCGCCGCTGGCTGCCGTCGTCGAGAAACGACGCTCCGAGACCGCCATCGAGTCCCTGCGGACCGAGGGCGTCTACGACGACTCGAGACGCGTCCGCGAGTACGACTCCGAGACCGTCGCCCTGCCGGTGAGCGAACCGCCGAGCGAGACCCGCGTTCGCGAGGTGATCAGGCAGATCGACCCCGACTTCCGAACCAGAGACCTCGAGGACGTCCTCAGAGAGCGCGGCTGGAGCGACGACGACCTCGAGGCGGTTCCCGGGTCGTGGGCTGTGATCGGCTCGGTCGTCCTCGTGCGGATTCCCGACGACTGTCCCGACGAGACGGCACTGGGCGAGGCGCTGCTCGAGTTCCACGGGGAGGCCGACGCCGTACTCGCGGACGAGGGGATCGAAAACGACGGCGAGTCGGGGACGTATCGGGAACCCAAGCGCCGACACGTCGCGGGAGAGCGAGACACCGAGACGATCCACGCGGAACACGGGACACGCTACGCTCTCGATCCCGCGAACGTCATGTTCTCGCCGGGCAATCAGGCCGAGCGCGTCCGCATGGGCGAGACGACGGCCGACGACGAGCACGTCTTCGACATGTTCGCCGGCATCGGCTACTTCACACTGCCGATGGCCCGCGCCGGCGCGCGGGTGACGGCGACCGAGATCAACCCGACTGCGTTCCGATATCTCCTCGAGAACGCGATGCTCAACGACGTCAGCGAGCGAGTCGACGCCTACCGGGCCGACTGTCGCGACCTCGCGAGCGACCTCGAGGCCGACCGCGTCGTCATGGGCTACTACGGCAGTGCCGACGGTACCGACGAGACGGGCCACGGTACGCGCACGGACGAAGCACACGAGTTTCTCGACCACGCACTCGAGGCACTCACGTCCGGCGGCGTCCTCCACTACCACGAGGCGACGCCGGAGTCGCAGCTGTGGGACCGGCCGCTCGCCAGACTCGAGTCCGCCGTCGACGCGGCGGGACGCTCGCTCGAGGTACTCGAGAAGCGACGAGTCAAGAGCCACAGCGCGGGCGTGGCACACGTCGTCGTAGACGCTCGCGTCGACTGA
- a CDS encoding helix-turn-helix transcriptional regulator: MSKKPDRDIGFLAGSPVRTSLIERLTTGPAQPADLVAHTGSSRTTVHRTLNELVDRGWVRRVDDGYAITGTGDLALETYQDARRRFRTLDRFEAFLEGVDDAPEIELEWLEGARLETESDENPHRPIERYADGLATADGEEFYGVTPVITRQFIDVHEPIIRGETTVKLVISNATLRAVADQYPRQLRESLEFDNYELYATDETPSMGTTIYGERVFLGAYDDRRRLVAVVESTDPDLRAWATDCYQRLRESATRVTADAAITSD, from the coding sequence ATGAGCAAAAAACCGGACCGCGACATCGGATTCCTCGCCGGATCGCCCGTCAGAACGTCCCTCATAGAGCGGCTCACGACGGGACCTGCCCAGCCCGCCGACCTCGTCGCTCACACGGGTTCTTCGCGGACGACTGTCCACCGGACGCTCAACGAACTCGTCGACCGGGGCTGGGTCCGGCGAGTCGACGACGGGTACGCCATCACCGGAACCGGCGATCTCGCCCTCGAGACGTACCAGGACGCCAGGCGTCGGTTTCGAACGCTCGACCGGTTCGAGGCGTTCCTCGAGGGCGTCGACGACGCTCCCGAGATCGAACTCGAGTGGCTCGAGGGGGCGCGCCTCGAGACAGAAAGCGACGAGAACCCCCACCGGCCGATCGAGCGGTACGCCGACGGACTCGCGACGGCCGACGGCGAGGAGTTCTACGGCGTGACGCCGGTCATCACCCGCCAGTTCATCGACGTCCACGAGCCGATCATTCGAGGGGAGACGACGGTAAAACTCGTCATCAGCAACGCGACGTTGCGGGCGGTAGCCGACCAGTATCCGAGACAGTTGCGCGAGTCGCTCGAGTTCGACAACTACGAACTGTACGCGACAGACGAGACGCCGTCGATGGGAACGACGATCTACGGCGAGAGAGTCTTTCTCGGCGCGTACGACGACCGGCGGCGACTGGTCGCCGTCGTCGAGAGCACGGATCCCGACCTGCGGGCGTGGGCGACGGACTGCTACCAGCGCCTCCGGGAGAGCGCCACGCGGGTCACGGCCGACGCCGCGATCACGTCCGACTGA
- a CDS encoding helicase C-terminal domain-containing protein, protein MNPERIFDEFPAPSYRGNQEAALRDIRDAFLAGNDVVLVRAPTGSGKSLLARAIAGCARRIDDAEPSEATGAYYTTPQVSQLDDVASDDLLADLNVIRGKSNYTCILPGELDTPVNQAPCVRERGYDCSVKHRCPYFSDRAIASNRSIAAMTLAYFMQTAGSEVFRKRDVVVVDEAHGLAEWAEMYATIQLGPRTVPFWDDLRIPDVDGVDRAARYAENLAQVCTRRKDDLLAQDQLTPAEVRERDRLQELIGELEWFVSDYRDPESPTTWLVDQADPPADDEGGPLTIKPMDPERYLQHTVWDRGNTFALLSATILNKEAFCRQVGLNPATVALVDVGHTFPVENRPLYDVTQGKMTYEHRDETLPKVARTVVRIMQTHPDEKGLVHAHSYDIQERLATLLSDFGVGERIRTHSREDRDDALEAWKATDDPDVFLSVKMEEALDLKGDRCRFQVLCKAPFLNTGDSRVAHRLEQGQWAWYYRTALRTVIQACGRVIRAPDDYGATYLADSSLLDLFERARTDMPDWFAQQVDCTSKPDLPAFDPRAALGGPTSGNDEPSESDRVASRRRRSRRSSRSSPLADVWETDG, encoded by the coding sequence GTGAATCCCGAGCGGATCTTCGACGAGTTTCCCGCGCCGAGCTATCGCGGCAATCAGGAAGCTGCCCTCCGTGACATCCGTGATGCCTTCCTCGCGGGTAACGACGTCGTGCTGGTGCGTGCGCCGACCGGGAGCGGCAAGTCTCTCCTGGCCCGGGCAATCGCGGGCTGTGCCCGGCGAATCGACGACGCCGAACCCAGTGAGGCGACGGGTGCCTACTACACGACGCCGCAGGTCTCGCAACTGGACGACGTCGCGAGCGACGACCTGCTGGCCGACCTGAACGTCATCCGCGGGAAGTCGAACTACACCTGCATCCTCCCCGGCGAACTCGACACGCCGGTCAACCAGGCCCCCTGCGTGCGAGAACGCGGCTACGACTGCTCGGTCAAACACCGCTGTCCGTACTTCTCCGACCGGGCGATCGCCTCCAACCGATCGATCGCGGCGATGACGCTCGCGTACTTCATGCAGACGGCCGGCAGCGAGGTGTTTCGCAAGCGCGACGTGGTCGTCGTCGACGAAGCCCACGGGCTGGCGGAGTGGGCCGAGATGTACGCGACGATCCAGCTCGGTCCCCGGACCGTGCCGTTCTGGGACGACCTCCGGATTCCCGACGTCGACGGCGTCGACCGTGCCGCTCGCTACGCCGAGAACCTCGCCCAGGTCTGTACCCGACGCAAAGACGACCTGCTCGCACAGGATCAGCTCACCCCCGCCGAAGTCCGCGAGCGCGACCGCTTGCAGGAGCTCATCGGCGAACTCGAGTGGTTCGTCTCTGACTATCGCGACCCCGAGAGTCCGACGACGTGGCTCGTCGACCAGGCCGATCCCCCGGCCGACGACGAGGGTGGCCCGCTCACGATCAAACCGATGGACCCAGAGCGATACCTCCAGCACACGGTCTGGGATCGCGGCAACACGTTCGCGCTGCTGTCGGCGACGATCCTCAACAAGGAGGCGTTCTGCCGGCAGGTCGGGTTGAACCCGGCGACCGTCGCTCTCGTCGACGTCGGGCACACGTTCCCGGTCGAGAACCGGCCGCTCTACGACGTCACGCAGGGGAAGATGACCTACGAGCACCGCGACGAGACGCTCCCGAAAGTCGCCCGGACCGTCGTCCGGATCATGCAGACCCACCCCGACGAGAAGGGACTCGTTCACGCTCACTCCTACGACATCCAGGAGCGACTCGCCACGCTGCTGTCCGACTTCGGCGTCGGCGAGCGAATCCGAACGCACAGTCGCGAGGATCGAGACGACGCCCTCGAGGCCTGGAAAGCCACCGACGACCCCGACGTCTTCCTCTCGGTGAAAATGGAGGAGGCGCTCGACCTGAAAGGCGACCGCTGTCGGTTCCAGGTCCTCTGTAAAGCGCCGTTTCTCAACACCGGCGACTCGAGAGTCGCCCACCGCCTCGAGCAGGGCCAGTGGGCGTGGTACTACCGGACGGCGCTTCGGACCGTGATCCAGGCCTGTGGCCGCGTGATCCGCGCGCCGGACGATTACGGTGCCACGTACCTCGCGGACTCGAGTCTCCTCGATCTCTTCGAGCGCGCACGAACGGACATGCCCGACTGGTTCGCACAACAGGTCGACTGCACGTCCAAACCGGACCTGCCGGCGTTCGACCCACGAGCGGCACTCGGAGGGCCGACGTCCGGAAACGACGAACCGAGCGAGAGCGACCGGGTCGCGTCGCGTCGCCGACGGTCACGTCGATCGTCGCGCTCGAGTCCACTGGCAGACGTCTGGGAGACGGACGGGTAG
- a CDS encoding 60S ribosomal export protein NMD3 gives MTESRAFCPRCGDPVPDRTESGASDPLRPGAEVDLCDACYFEDFEFVDAPERIDVRVCSQCGAVYRGNRWVDVGAKDYTDVAIEEVSQALGVHVDVDDVAWQVEPEEVDENTIRMHCYFTGVVRGTPVEEQVTIPVKISRQTCTRCGRIAGDYYASIVQIRAEDRTPTTEETDRAREIANQVVADMEATGDRNAFVTEVGEVDEGLNIKVSTNKIGKKIANKMVEEFGGTVTDAETLVTEDEDGNEVYRVTFAVRLPPYTPGDVIDLRDDGDGPVLVRSAHGNLKGTRVTTGERYEAGYEEGNSPDARRLGTLEDAVETSVVTVEDENAVQVLDPETYQAKTVARPDYFDPDTETVPVLKSRAGLHVLPDETETDA, from the coding sequence ATGACTGAGTCGCGTGCGTTCTGCCCTCGCTGTGGTGATCCGGTGCCCGACCGCACCGAGAGCGGCGCGTCGGACCCGCTGCGACCGGGTGCTGAGGTCGACCTCTGTGACGCCTGTTACTTCGAGGACTTCGAGTTCGTCGACGCGCCCGAGCGGATCGACGTCCGCGTCTGTTCGCAGTGTGGCGCGGTCTACCGCGGCAACCGCTGGGTCGACGTCGGCGCGAAAGACTACACCGACGTCGCGATCGAGGAGGTGAGCCAGGCCCTCGGCGTGCACGTCGACGTCGACGACGTCGCCTGGCAGGTCGAACCCGAGGAGGTCGACGAGAACACGATCCGGATGCACTGTTATTTCACCGGCGTGGTCCGCGGGACGCCGGTCGAAGAGCAGGTGACGATACCCGTGAAGATCTCCCGGCAGACCTGCACCCGATGTGGCCGGATCGCGGGCGACTACTACGCCAGCATCGTCCAGATTCGCGCCGAGGACCGCACCCCGACGACCGAGGAGACCGACCGGGCGCGAGAGATCGCGAACCAGGTCGTCGCCGACATGGAAGCGACGGGCGATCGCAACGCCTTCGTCACCGAGGTCGGCGAGGTCGACGAGGGGCTGAACATCAAGGTCTCGACCAACAAGATCGGCAAGAAGATCGCGAACAAGATGGTCGAGGAGTTCGGCGGCACCGTCACCGACGCCGAAACCCTCGTCACGGAGGACGAAGACGGCAACGAGGTCTACCGCGTGACGTTCGCCGTCCGCCTGCCACCGTACACGCCGGGCGACGTGATCGACCTGCGAGACGACGGGGACGGCCCCGTGCTCGTCCGCAGCGCCCACGGCAATCTCAAGGGAACCCGGGTGACGACCGGCGAGCGGTACGAGGCAGGCTACGAGGAGGGGAACTCCCCGGACGCGAGACGACTCGGCACGCTCGAGGACGCCGTCGAGACGTCCGTCGTCACCGTCGAAGACGAGAACGCCGTGCAGGTGCTCGATCCCGAAACCTACCAGGCCAAGACCGTCGCACGGCCGGATTACTTTGACCCGGACACCGAGACCGTCCCCGTGCTGAAAAGTCGCGCCGGACTCCACGTGTTGCCCGACGAGACCGAGACCGATGCGTGA